The proteins below come from a single Aegilops tauschii subsp. strangulata cultivar AL8/78 chromosome 6, Aet v6.0, whole genome shotgun sequence genomic window:
- the LOC109745216 gene encoding histone H2B.2-like: MAPKAAEKKPVATAEKTTAGKKPKAEKRAPATKEAGGEAKQRGRKKGSKAKKGVETYKIYIFKVLKQVHPDVGISSKAMSIMNSFINDIFEKLAGESAKLARYNKKPTITSREIQTSVRLVLPGELAKHAVSEGTKAVTKFTSS; this comes from the coding sequence ATGGCACCCAAGGCGGCGGAGAAGAAGCCGGTGGCGACCGCGGAGAAGACCACCGCGGGGAAGAAGCCCAAGGCGGAGAAGCGGGCGCCGGCGACCAAGGAGGCCGGCGGCGAGGCGAAGCAGCGGGGCCGGAAGAAGGGCAGCAAGGCCAAGAAGGGCGTGGAGACGTACAAGATCTACATCTTCAAGGTGCTCAAGCAGGTGCACCCGGACGTCGGCATCTCCTCCAAGGCCATGTCCATCATGAACTCCTTCATCAACGACATCTTCGAGAAGCTCGCCGGCGAGTCCGCCAAGCTGGCGCGATACAACAAGAAGCCCACCATCACGTCCCGGGAGATCCAGACCTCCGTCCGCCTCGTCCTCCCCGGCGAGCTCGCCAAGCACGCCGTCTCCGAGGGCACCAAGGCCGTCACCAAGTTCACCTCCTCCTAG
- the LOC109745217 gene encoding histone H2A.1-like, whose product MAGRKGGDRKKAVTRSVKAGLQFPVGRIGRYLKKGRYAQRVGSGAPVYLAAVLEYLAAEVLELAGNAAKDNKKTRIIPRHLLLAVRNDQELGKLLAGVTIAHGGVIPNINAVLLPKKSPAAAEKEAKSPKKKTSTKSPKKKTAATKE is encoded by the exons ATGGCCGGAAGGAAGGGCGGCGACAGGAAGAAGGCGGTGACACGCTCCGTCAAGGCCGGGCTCCAGTTCCCCGTCGGCCGCATCGGGCGGTACCTCAAGAAGGGCCGATACGCCCAGCGCGTCGGATCCGGCGCCCCCGTCTACCTCGCCGCTGTCCTCGAGTACCTCGCCGCCGAG GTCCTGGAGCTCGCCGGCAACGCGGCCAAGGACAACAAGAAGACCCGCATCATCCCGCGCCACCTGCTGCTCGCCGTCCGCAACGATCAGGAGCTCGGCAAGCTGCTCGCCGGCGTCACCATCGCCCACGGCGGCGTCATCCCCAACATCAACGCCGtgctgctccccaagaagtcccccgccgccgccgagaaggaggccaagtCGCCCAAGAAGAAGACCTCCACCAAGTCCCCCAAGAAGAAGACCGCCGCCACCAAGGAGTAA